The Salarias fasciatus chromosome 12, fSalaFa1.1, whole genome shotgun sequence DNA segment tTCTCGTGAAAAATGCACAAGATGAAAAGCAGATCATATTTTACAACTTCCTGCAAACAACCAGTTAGTGTGAACCCCTGTTTTATCTCTGTCAtgagaagaaacacacatttatacatttttctttctttaaatggaATCATTTTCAATCATATCATGATGATATTGAATCTTTATAGctctttttttaagatttaagTGGAGGAAGGTGTTTTCCTTGGTTGTGTTTTTGATGAACAGAAAGTTTTCGCCTTGTTTCAGGGGGCCCACGTCACGATCAACGCCAGAGCAGAAGAGGATGTGGAGCCGGAGGCCATCATGCAGAAGGTGGCTAAAGCCTCCGGAGCAAACTACAGCTTCCACAAAGAAGCTTCCAGCCGCTTCCAGGACAGCGGTCCTCAGGGTCCCGTGGTATGCGCCTCCGTCTGCTTTGATGGGAAGAGATAAACGGCACGGCAGGTCTTAATTATGCATCTGAAAGTATGGAAGCACAGGAGACGTCTGTGTGGGTTTTCACTCACACCAAGCCTGCACTTTCTGTCGTGTTTGATGCTGAATGATCCAGATCAGAGGTGTCCAgctcctttcctttttttttttttttttttttttgttttatgacaGATGCTTTTTTCATACATTATTTATGCAGCATTCTTCTATAAGAACATCAAATGATCATTCCAGATAGTAATTTTATCTCCGTCAGAGCATTTTTGAAGCGTGtctggtggacagactgacttatttttctttccttctcgcAGGGCTCAGTGTACCAAAAAACCAACGCCATGTCGGAAATCAGAAAAACCAATAAAGACAACTTCTGGGCGCAGGCAGAGGTAGAATTCTGAATGTTCTTCAAACCTGGAAAATGTGATGAGTGCCTCTAccatctctttaaaaaaaaaaaaagtgttgacaTGTTTATAAAATATTCCAAAAGTTAAAGAATATGGAATATTTGATGCATATTTCTGTTTCTCTAATatgcagatattttttttattcatcactGATAACAAAGCCGCGCTGACCATGCTGCCTTGTCGGGTTtgcagaaagaagaggagaagcgTCGGCAGGAGGAACGGCGCAAGGCGGACGAGGAGCGGcagaagctggagaaggagaggaaagacCGAGAGGCCAAGGAGACCGTGCAGAGGGACAAAAGGGACAAGGAGAGGGCCTCTCAGATCGACCAGCAGAAGTAGGCTCCGCCTGGCCGAGATCGGCCTGCTCCTGCTAAAGAGGCTGAAGTGacgcttcctctctctctgaaatgTTTATTAGGAaataccagcagcagcaggaagccgtGAGTAAAGAGCAGGAGAAGCAGCGCTGGGTATGTTTCGCTTTCAGCATTTATCTGATGTTAGATACAGTGTTGATAGataaggggttttttttaatggcatttATATAGAACAAGATGTTCAGAATTatattgacatttaaaaaagaaaagcttttggGTAATGTATACACACAATGCAAGACGAAAATGGGGACGACAGATATCAGCCGTGCCATCACTGATATGAACAtcatcaggaggagcaggagcaggaggagagccaGGAAGCCCAGAGGAAAGCAGTCAGGAGAGGTGAATCTGTGGAGAAGGCCAACGTGAGTCCAGCTTCCTGAAAGTGTCCTCTTCCAGCTGatcttcctcctttttcttctctcctgtcACAAAACGAGGCTCCGTCTCTCGGATCGCAGCTCTGGGGATCGAACCCGTCTTCCGCTGTTTCTCCCGCACGACATCTTTCCACTGTACCCGTACCATCAGGGTTCGCTGTATTTAAATCCCCTCGCGATGCCTTTTCATTCTTTGCTTGGTGTCTTCCAGGAGGCGGCGTCGGTCATCTCTCAGCGTGCCGTGAATCCCAGAGAGATGTTTAAGCAGCGGGAGCGGGGAATCACCCCCAGCGACTCGGacgcgccgcccgccgccgctccggccaGCCCTCAGCCAGGTACCGTCACCGCCGTGTTGTTTCTCGTTTCGAACGTTCCCGCCGAGCCGTCTCGGGTAGCGGTAGGTACAAACGGCTGATTCAGTTTCTTTGGTGATTTGGCGTCTTTCAAAGTTCCCACAGTGGCGACTCTCCATCAGACTGTGCAGTCGTCCCATCGTCACCCTTAACACTGTCTCCAtcactccgtctcctcctctgctcaaagtgtttgtctttctctctcgtccattttacttttctttccctttttgtttttttttctgtcgcCGCTCATTCTGGGGGTTCAATGCGCGTCTCCGCTCAGGGCGCCTTCAAAGCCCTTTTCTGTCTAAGCAAGCGTCTGAATCTGAGCGACCCAGCTCACCTCAGCGCCAAGCTTCTCCTCTGCCAGCCAGCTCCGCCTCTCCTGTCCGTGCCGCAGGTGTgagctttacacacacacacacacacacacacacacacacacacacacacacacacacacacacacacacaccgtattGGATGTCAGCCTTACGCTTAACAAAAGCTCAGTACTTGGTGTCTCATTACTGTTCTCATGTCATCATCCTCATATTTCTTCTAATCTCATCATGTTTATCACGACTCAGCAGCTTCcattcattgtgttttctgttttcccgaGCTCGTTTCCCCTTTTGTTACCCCATGATTGAAACATAGCACGAATGCTGTCTTGGTGTTGGTGTTTGGGCCTGTGCAGACTTGTGATTGTGTCGCCCTGTGCACATGCATGTCTGTGCTTGTGTTTCGGCTGATAAGAGCCCAGTGTGGATGATGGACAGTCCAGGTGTGAgtatgaggagcaggaggaggaggaggaggaggcggcggcgccacAGGAGCAGCTGAAAGGTGGGACTCCAATCACATGCTCCGATCTCTCCTTTCACCCTTtaatgttggttttttttccccaaacccCTCCATCTGCTTCCACTGATCAGTCTAATCATGTGAGG contains these protein-coding regions:
- the dbnlb gene encoding drebrin-like b isoform X1, which translates into the protein MAVNLSKNGPALTAAYKEVVDEKSDTNWALFTYEGNSNDIRLAEKGDGGLEELVEELNSGKVMYAFCRVQDPNSGLPKYVLINWTGEGVKDARKGLCANHVSSIANFLKGAHVTINARAEEDVEPEAIMQKVAKASGANYSFHKEASSRFQDSGPQGPVGSVYQKTNAMSEIRKTNKDNFWAQAEKEEEKRRQEERRKADEERQKLEKERKDREAKETVQRDKRDKERASQIDQQKKYQQQQEAVSKEQEKQRWEEQEQEESQEAQRKAVRRGESVEKANEAASVISQRAVNPREMFKQRERGITPSDSDAPPAAAPASPQPGRLQSPFLSKQASESERPSSPQRQASPLPASSASPVRAAEPSVDDGQSRCEYEEQEEEEEEAAAPQEQLKEEAPAANSWVQEPAFEETPQVEESNSYEVTPEESTDRGTCARALYDYQAADDTEISFDPDEIITGIEMIDEGWWRGYGPDGHFGMFPANYVELI
- the dbnlb gene encoding drebrin-like b isoform X5; amino-acid sequence: MAVNLSKNGPALTAAYKEVVDEKSDTNWALFTYEGNSNDIRLAEKGDGGLEELVEELNSGKVMYAFCRVQDPNSGLPKYVLINWTGEGVKDARKGLCANHVSSIANFLKGAHVTINARAEEDVEPEAIMQKVAKASGANYSFHKEASSRFQDSGPQGPVGSVYQKTNAMSEIRKTNKDNFWAQAEKEEEKRRQEERRKADEERQKLEKERKDREAKETVQRDKRDKERASQIDQQKKYQQQQEAVSKEQEKQRWEEQEQEESQEAQRKAVRRGESVEKANEAASVISQRAVNPREMFKQRERGITPSDSDAPPAAAPASPQPEEAPAANSWVQEPAFEETPQVEESNSYEVTPEESTDRGTCARALYDYQAADDTEISFDPDEIITGIEMIDEGWWRGYGPDGHFGMFPANYVELI
- the dbnlb gene encoding drebrin-like b isoform X2, whose product is MAVNLSKNGPALTAAYKEVVDEKSDTNWALFTYEGNSNDIRLAEKGDGGLEELVEELNSGKVMYAFCRVQDPNSGLPKYVLINWTGEGVKDARKGLCANHVSSIANFLKGAHVTINARAEEDVEPEAIMQKVAKASGANYSFHKEASSRFQDSGPQGPVGSVYQKTNAMSEIRKTNKDNFWAQAEKEEEKRRQEERRKADEERQKLEKERKDREAKETVQRDKRDKERASQIDQQKKYQQQQEAVSKEQEKQRWQEQEESQEAQRKAVRRGESVEKANEAASVISQRAVNPREMFKQRERGITPSDSDAPPAAAPASPQPGRLQSPFLSKQASESERPSSPQRQASPLPASSASPVRAAEPSVDDGQSRCEYEEQEEEEEEAAAPQEQLKEEAPAANSWVQEPAFEETPQVEESNSYEVTPEESTDRGTCARALYDYQAADDTEISFDPDEIITGIEMIDEGWWRGYGPDGHFGMFPANYVELI
- the dbnlb gene encoding drebrin-like b isoform X4 — encoded protein: MAVNLSKNGPALTAAYKEVVDEKSDTNWALFTYEGNSNDIRLAEKGDGGLEELVEELNSGKVMYAFCRVQDPNSGLPKYVLINWTGEGVKDARKGLCANHVSSIANFLKGAHVTINARAEEDVEPEAIMQKVAKASGANYSFHKEASSRFQDSGPQGPVGSVYQKTNAMSEIRKTNKDNFWAQAEKEEEKRRQEERRKADEERQKLEKERKDREAKETVQRDKRDKERASQIDQQKKYQQQQEAVSKEQEKQRWEEQEQEESQEAQRKAVRRGESVEKANEAASVISQRAVNPREMFKQRERGITPSDSDAPPAAAPASPQPEPSVDDGQSRCEYEEQEEEEEEAAAPQEQLKEEAPAANSWVQEPAFEETPQVEESNSYEVTPEESTDRGTCARALYDYQAADDTEISFDPDEIITGIEMIDEGWWRGYGPDGHFGMFPANYVELI
- the dbnlb gene encoding drebrin-like b isoform X3, whose amino-acid sequence is MAVNLSKNGPALTAAYKEVVDEKSDTNWALFTYEGNSNDIRLAEKGDGGLEELVEELNSGKVMYAFCRVQDPNSGLPKYVLINWTGEGVKDARKGLCANHVSSIANFLKGAHVTINARAEEDVEPEAIMQKVAKASGANYSFHKEASSRFQDSGPQGPVGSVYQKTNAMSEIRKTNKDNFWAQAEKEEEKRRQEERRKADEERQKLEKERKDREAKETVQRDKRDKERASQIDQQKKYQQQQEAVSKEQEKQRWEAASVISQRAVNPREMFKQRERGITPSDSDAPPAAAPASPQPGRLQSPFLSKQASESERPSSPQRQASPLPASSASPVRAAEPSVDDGQSRCEYEEQEEEEEEAAAPQEQLKEEAPAANSWVQEPAFEETPQVEESNSYEVTPEESTDRGTCARALYDYQAADDTEISFDPDEIITGIEMIDEGWWRGYGPDGHFGMFPANYVELI